Within the Serratia sp. UGAL515B_01 genome, the region GGCCGCCAAAAAAGCAGGGGCGATGTCATGGCTGACTTCATGTGCGGTCGCAAGGAATACAACATCGATGCCTTTAGCCGCTTCAGCAACGTCAACCAGTGGTTGCAAAGGCAGATCGACGACACCTTTTAATTGAGGATGCAGGTCAGAAAGTAATTTTCCTGCATCTGTGCTTTGCGCTGAAACCGCTAAAGCGGTTATGTTCATATGTGGGTGGCGATTCAGGTAAGCCGTAAGCTCTGCTCCAGCATAACCGCTGGCACCAACAATCAGCGTATTCAACATGTGGCTTTTCACCTTCTTGGCTAGCAATCAGAGTCTCTGGCGACCCAGGTAATGGGGCTTGGTCGCGTTGTTGCGCGGTTCACCCACGTGGTAGAGCGTTGATGTTTTTCGACACACATGGGCATATTTCCCTTACGCTCTTGTTTACTGTATTTTTATTCAAAATAAATGCATGAATATTGATACTATCCTAACCAAAGGCTGTCAACAGTGAAGATGAAATTACCTCCATTTATTGAGTTGTACCGGGCATTGATCGAGACAAAATCGATCAGTGCCACCGATGGTGCCCTCGATCAGAGTAATGAAGCATTAATCAACTTGCTGGCTGGCTGGTTCCACGATTTGGGGTTTCGCGTCGACGTCCAACCCGTGCCAGGCACCCGCAATAAATTCAACCTGCTGGCAAGCATCGGTGAAGGCAGCGGTGGCCTGTTGCTGGCAGGCCATACCGATACGGTACCCTACGATGAAGGCCGCTGGACACGAGATCCCTTTACCCTGACTGAGCACGACAACAAGCTATATGGATTGGGTACCGCTGACATGAAAGGCTTCTTTGCCTTTATCCTGGACGTAGTACGCGATATCGATGCCAGCAAACTGACCAAGCCACTGTATATTTTGGCAACAGCAGATGAAGAAACGACGATGGCTGGCGCACGTTACTTCGCAGCGTCTAACAAAGTTCGCCCGGATTTTGCCATTATTGGTGAACCCACTTCCTTGAAGCCGGTACGCGCACACAAAGGGCATATCTCCAATGCAATCCGTATCGTCGGCAAATCAGGGCATTCGAGCGATCCGGCCCGTGGAGTCAACGCGATCGACCTGATGCATGAATCCATCGGTCATCTGATGGAATTGCGTAAGACGCTACAAGAGCGCTACAACAACCCGGCGTTCGCTGTCCCCTATCCAACCATGAACTTCGGCCATATCAGCGGCGGTGATGCCGCTAACCGCATCTGCGCCTGCTGTGAGTTGCATATGGATATCCGCCCACTGCCAGGCATGACGCTGGATAACATCAACGAACTGTTACATGAAGCACTGGCACCTGTTAGCCAGCGTTGGCCGGGACGTTTGTCGATCGATGAACTGCATCCGCCAATCCCTGGTTACGAATGCCCAACCGATCATCATATGGTGGCCGTGATCGAAAAACTGCTGGGTTCACGCACCGAGGTTGTTAACTACTGCACTGAAGCACCATTTATCCAAGAAGTCTGTCCGACGCTGGTTCTAGGCCCGGGCTCGATCAACCAAGCGCATCAACCCGATGAGTATCTCGATACCGCGTTTATTGAGCCGACGCGCAAGCTATTGGGGCAGCTGGTCGACCATTTTTGCCAGCAATAAATCCTGAGTACAGGTAGGGGGATGGCTTATCGTTTCTCTACCTCCTAACAAGTAGGCAATGAGGCTAATAAGCCAGACTGATAATCAACGTTCCGTAATTAAATTTCAGAAAATTCGCTGAATTTGATGTTTTTTTGCTAAAAATAGTGTCAATTGATAATTGGACAGGAACGTGGCTGGAAAAACAGTCGGTCTTTGCCAGACACGTGAAATTTACTTACAAGATGAGAAATCATGTACTCACGGCTTTCAGGTGGTGGTGAGCAGCAGCACCACCACCCGGGAGATAGTGAGTATACAGAGAACTGGGCCAGGGGTTATATGAACGAACAATATTCGGCAATGCGAAGTAATGTCAGTATGCTCGGCAAATTGCTCGGCGATACCATCAAAGAAGCGCTAGGCGAGCATATTCTCGATCGCGTTGAAACCATCCGTAAGCTTTCCAAATCTTCACGTGCCGGTAATGAAGCGCATCGACAGGAGTTGCTATCAACATTGCAAAACCTGTCTAACGATGAACTGCTACCCGTTGCCCGCGCCTTCAGCCAGTTCCTGAACCTGACCAACGTTGCCGAGCAATATCACAGCATTTCACCTCATGGTGAGGCTGCCAGTAATCCAGAAGCACTGGCCCAACTGTTTGTACGGCTTAAAGACAAACAGCTGAGTAACAAAGAGCTGCAAAAGGCAGTGAATGACCTTTCTATCGAGCTGGTACTCACGGCACACCCAACAGAAATTACCCGCCGTACCCTGATTCATAAACTGGTTGAGGTTAACACCTGCCTCAGCCAGCTAGACCACAACGATCTGGCTGACTACGAACGTAATAAAATCATGCGTCGTTTGCGTCAATTGGTTGCGCAATCCTGGCATACCGACGAGATCCGTAAAAATCGCCCATCGCCTATCGACGAGGCCAAGTGGGGCTTTGCGGTGGTGGAAAATAGCCTGTGGGAAGGGGTGCCTGCCTTCCTGCGTGAGTTTAGCGAGCAATTAGAAAATTCCATCGATTACCTCCTGCCGGTAGAAGCGGTACCCATTCGCTTTACCTCCTGGATGGGGGGCGATCGCGACGGTAACCCGAACGTAACGGCAGAAGTCACCCGTCATGTCTTGTTACTGAGCCGCTGGAAGGCCTGCGATCTGTTCACCCGCGACATTCAGGTATTGGTGTCCGAGCTATCGATGACCGAATGCACCCCTGAACTGCGTGAGCTGGCGGGTGGTGATGAGGTTCAGGAACCTTACCGCGAACTGATGAAGCGCCTGCGCAGCCAACTAATGAACTCTCAAGCTTATCTTGAAGGCCAGCTGAAAGGCGAGCGTGTGCTGCGCCCACACGACCTGTTGGAAAACAACGAACAGCTATGGGAACCGCTGTACGCCTGCTATCAATCATTAGCGGCCTGTGGCATGAGTATCATTGCCAACGGGCAATTGCTGGATACCCTGCGCCGCGTTCGCTGCTTTGGCGTACCGCTGGTTCGCATTGATGTGCGCCAGGAAAGCACCCGTCATACTGAAGCTATTGCTGAACTGACTCGTTATCTGGGATTGGGTGATTACGAAAGCTGGTCGGAAGCCGACAAACAGGCCTTCCTGATCCGCGAACTGAATTCCAAACGTCCGTTGGTGCCGTTGAAGTGGGAACCAAGCCCTGAAACTCAAGAAGTGCTGGAAACTTGTCAGGTTATCGCCGAAGCACCGCAAGGCTCAATCGCTGCTTACGTGATTTCTATGGCACGCACACCGTCTGATGTACTGGCCGTACACCTGTTGCTGAAAGAGGCGGGTTGCCCATTCGCGCTGCCGGTCGCCCCACTGTTCGAAACACTCGACGATCTGAATAACGCCGATGATGTCATGACGCAACTGCTGAGCATCGACTGGTATCGCGGCTTTATTCAAGGCAAGCAGATGGTGATGATCGGCTATTCAGATTCGGCAAAAGACGCTGGTGTGATGGCCGCCTCATGGGCGCAATACCGTGCACAGGATGCCTTGATCAAAACCTGTGAGAAAGCCGGTGTCGCACTGACCCTGTTCCATGGCCGTGGCGGTTCGATTGGCCGGGGTGGCGCACCTGCGCACGCGGCACTGCTGTCGCAACCACCGGGTAGTCTGAAAGGAGGCTTGCGCGTAACCGAGCAAGGCGAAATGATCCGCTTCAAGTTCGGTCTACCAGAAGTCACTATCAGTAGCCTAGCGCTCTATACCGGAGCCGTTCTGGAAGCTAACCTGTTGCCGCCGCCAGAACCAAAGAAAGAGTGGCGTTCGCTGATGGATGAGCTGTCGGAAACTTCATGCAAAATGTACCGCGCCTATGTGCGGGAAAATCCGGACTTCGTTCATTACTTCCGCGCTGCTACGCCAGAGCAGGAACTGGGGAAATTGCCGTTAGGTTCACGCCCAGCCAAACGTCGCCCCAATGGCGGAGTAGAAAGCCTGCGCGCCATCCCGTGGATCTTTGCTTGGACACAGAACCGTCTGATGCTGCCTGCATGGTTGGGTGCCGGTGCGGGTCTGCAGGAAGCCGTTAAGGCCGGTAAGCAGGAACAGTTGGAAGCTATGTGTCACGATTGGCCATTCTTCTCCACCCGTATCGCCATGCTGGAAATGGTGTTCGCCAAGACCGATCTGTGGTTGGCCGAATACTACGATCAGCGTCTGGTGGATGAGTCCCTCTGGCCGCTGGGCAAACAGCTGCGCGAACAGTTGGAAAGTGATATCAAAGTTATTCTGACCATCGCCAACGACGACAACTTGATGGCTGATTTGCCTTGGATTGCTGAGTCGATTGCATTACGCAACGTTTACACCGATCCGCTCAACGTCTTACAGGCCGAACTGTTGCACCGTTCACGCCAGCAAGAACAACCGGATGCGCGGGTCGAACAAGCGCTGATGGTCACCATTGCTGGTGTCGCTGCCGGAATGCGCAATACCGGCTAGAACGGTAAACCGTTCTGAACCCCCAGCCTAGCTGGGGGTTTTCTGCATACAATAAAAAAGCGCCGTGATAACACAGCGCTTTTCTGGATGATTAACGAGTTATGCCGCCACTGGGCGTACACCCAAAGTATGGCAGATAGCGTAACTCATTTCCGCACGGTTCAACGTATAAAAGTGGAAATCCTTAACACCTTCGCGGCTCAAGATCTTCACCATGTCCATGGCGATGTTAGCACCAACCATCTTGCGGGTTTCCGGATCTTCATCCAAACCTGCAAACATGCTGCTCATCCAGTTTGGTACACGCACGTTGGTCATAGCCGCAAAACGCTGTAACTGCTTGAAATTGGACACGGGTAGAATACCTGGCACGATTTCCACATCAATACCCGTGGCTACGCAACGGTCACGAAAACGCAAATAACTTTCTACGTCGAAGAAAAACTGAGTGATAGCTCGGTTAGCTCCGGCATCAATTTTACGCTTCAGGTTGATCAAATCTGCCTGTGCACTTTTCGCTTCTGGATGCACTTCCGGGTAAGCTGCCACAGAAATATCAAAATCACCGACATCTTTCAGCAACGCAACCAGATCGGTAGCGTACATGTCGGGCTTACCTCCACCCGGTGGCAGATCGCCACGTAAAGCAACAATATGGCGGATACCGTTGTTCCAGTAGTCAGCGGCAATATCACGCAGTTGTGCCGTGCTGGCGTCAATACAGGTCAGATGCGGTGCTGCATCTAGGCCGGTCCGGTCCTTAATTCCTTTGATAATGCTATGAGTGCGATCGCGCTCACCTGAATTTGCACCATAAGTGACGGAAACAAACTTAGGCTTGAGGTTGCTCAGCCGGTCAATTGACTGCCACAGGGTATCTTCCATCTCGCTGGTACGCGGCGGGAAAAACTCGAACGACACATTAATCTGGCCACTTATCTCTGCCAAACTCTGATTCAGCGCTTCCCGCTGGTTTGCGTGATAAAAACTCATACCCTGTCCGTTCCTTATCGATCACTGTTCTACTTTATTTCACTCGCCATACTTCAAGTTGCATGAGCGTTGGCTGCATCCGGCTAGATTTGTCGCACCAGTCACACAGTGGGCTAGCTCCTAGCGACTCTCGGACTTTCCGCCTGCATACAACTCGAATCACTTAGAGAATAAGCGTCTATACGTTTAGACGTCTAGATAGAAAATGCCGTATATAACTTGAAGAGTCAACAGGAAAGTGAAGGGAATACCATGAGTAATCCTCAAACAGCATGAGAGAATTTCATGATCGCAGACAGTAAAAGGGCGCAGGCATAAACTGCGCCCTTCAGGAATCAAAGTAACTGTGCCAAACGGTTAAGATCCGACTGGATCGCACCAGCAGTAACATCACGTCCAGCACCCGGCCCACGGATCACCAAAGGGTTGTCACGATACCAACGGCTTTCAATGGCAAACACGTTGTCGCCGGGCAGTAACGAGGCCAAGGGATGTTCAGGCCGTACAGCCTCAACCCCCACCCGAGCTTTACCATTAACATCCAAACGTGCCACATGGCGGAGTACCAAGCCCATTTCATTCGCGGCTTCAAAACGCTGCAGCATTTGCTGATTGAGCGTATCACCGTTCTCGAAGAACTGATCGATAGAACCATTTTCTGTGCCTGCAGGGACCAATGATTCAACGCGCACCTGATTAGGTTCAATGTCGTAACCTGCATCACGCGCCAGTATCACCAGTTTGCGCATTACGTCTTGCCCGGACAGATCAACACGCGGGTCTGGTTCCGTCAGCCCTTGCTGCCAAGCCTGATCAACCAACTCAGTAAATGGCACGGTGCCATCAAACTGCAGGAACAACCATGAAAGCGTGCCAGAAAAAATACCGCTGATCGCCAAGATGCTATCACCACTGTCGCGCAGATCGCGTACAGCGTGGTTTACCGGCAAACCGGCACCTACCGTGGCGTTATACAGCCAGTGGCGGCCCGTTTTGGCAAACGCATCGCGGATCTGACGGTAATTATCGCTGCCCGATGCCCCCGCAAGCTTATTGGCACTAATCACGTGGAAACCATAGCTGGCAAAGTCGAGATACTGTTCAGCCAGAGCCTCACTGGCAGTAACATCAAGCACCACCAGATCGTCAAACGGATGAGCACGCATCCACAGGAACAGCGACTCTTCATCAAGCTCCTTGGACTCCTCTTCGAAGAAGGCCAATGCACGGCTAGCGTCTAGACCCT harbors:
- the metF gene encoding methylenetetrahydrofolate reductase is translated as MSFYHANQREALNQSLAEISGQINVSFEFFPPRTSEMEDTLWQSIDRLSNLKPKFVSVTYGANSGERDRTHSIIKGIKDRTGLDAAPHLTCIDASTAQLRDIAADYWNNGIRHIVALRGDLPPGGGKPDMYATDLVALLKDVGDFDISVAAYPEVHPEAKSAQADLINLKRKIDAGANRAITQFFFDVESYLRFRDRCVATGIDVEIVPGILPVSNFKQLQRFAAMTNVRVPNWMSSMFAGLDEDPETRKMVGANIAMDMVKILSREGVKDFHFYTLNRAEMSYAICHTLGVRPVAA
- the argE gene encoding acetylornithine deacetylase, yielding MKLPPFIELYRALIETKSISATDGALDQSNEALINLLAGWFHDLGFRVDVQPVPGTRNKFNLLASIGEGSGGLLLAGHTDTVPYDEGRWTRDPFTLTEHDNKLYGLGTADMKGFFAFILDVVRDIDASKLTKPLYILATADEETTMAGARYFAASNKVRPDFAIIGEPTSLKPVRAHKGHISNAIRIVGKSGHSSDPARGVNAIDLMHESIGHLMELRKTLQERYNNPAFAVPYPTMNFGHISGGDAANRICACCELHMDIRPLPGMTLDNINELLHEALAPVSQRWPGRLSIDELHPPIPGYECPTDHHMVAVIEKLLGSRTEVVNYCTEAPFIQEVCPTLVLGPGSINQAHQPDEYLDTAFIEPTRKLLGQLVDHFCQQ
- the ppc gene encoding phosphoenolpyruvate carboxylase, with the protein product MNEQYSAMRSNVSMLGKLLGDTIKEALGEHILDRVETIRKLSKSSRAGNEAHRQELLSTLQNLSNDELLPVARAFSQFLNLTNVAEQYHSISPHGEAASNPEALAQLFVRLKDKQLSNKELQKAVNDLSIELVLTAHPTEITRRTLIHKLVEVNTCLSQLDHNDLADYERNKIMRRLRQLVAQSWHTDEIRKNRPSPIDEAKWGFAVVENSLWEGVPAFLREFSEQLENSIDYLLPVEAVPIRFTSWMGGDRDGNPNVTAEVTRHVLLLSRWKACDLFTRDIQVLVSELSMTECTPELRELAGGDEVQEPYRELMKRLRSQLMNSQAYLEGQLKGERVLRPHDLLENNEQLWEPLYACYQSLAACGMSIIANGQLLDTLRRVRCFGVPLVRIDVRQESTRHTEAIAELTRYLGLGDYESWSEADKQAFLIRELNSKRPLVPLKWEPSPETQEVLETCQVIAEAPQGSIAAYVISMARTPSDVLAVHLLLKEAGCPFALPVAPLFETLDDLNNADDVMTQLLSIDWYRGFIQGKQMVMIGYSDSAKDAGVMAASWAQYRAQDALIKTCEKAGVALTLFHGRGGSIGRGGAPAHAALLSQPPGSLKGGLRVTEQGEMIRFKFGLPEVTISSLALYTGAVLEANLLPPPEPKKEWRSLMDELSETSCKMYRAYVRENPDFVHYFRAATPEQELGKLPLGSRPAKRRPNGGVESLRAIPWIFAWTQNRLMLPAWLGAGAGLQEAVKAGKQEQLEAMCHDWPFFSTRIAMLEMVFAKTDLWLAEYYDQRLVDESLWPLGKQLREQLESDIKVILTIANDDNLMADLPWIAESIALRNVYTDPLNVLQAELLHRSRQQEQPDARVEQALMVTIAGVAAGMRNTG